In the Desulforhopalus sp. genome, one interval contains:
- a CDS encoding ABC transporter permease subunit — translation MLPRRVLQFLIIYMLFLSGLMALKYSLALSDYVIPSPSGIYQTLVAEYRGYSLATLNTMTVAVIGQILSVAMAFIIGITGREASWLGSFIKVAAYNFQAYPIVALAPILFILLGDGFLTRLLIAAMICYFPVLLSVLGIMSKPVDDIEHFYRVTSRMRWQLEVKIRTFENLSQLTTVIAGSATLAMAGTIVGEFIAANAGIGYNIRIALYQSDLGKILIALFLIGITIAIYQALLESLGAVIKRAWTGR, via the coding sequence ATGCTGCCTAGACGCGTCCTCCAGTTCCTGATCATCTACATGCTGTTCCTCAGCGGCTTGATGGCGCTGAAGTACAGCCTGGCGCTGTCCGATTACGTTATTCCCTCCCCTTCCGGTATCTACCAGACGCTGGTCGCCGAATATCGCGGGTACAGCCTTGCCACCCTGAACACCATGACCGTGGCGGTGATCGGCCAGATCCTTTCGGTGGCCATGGCCTTTATTATCGGCATTACCGGCCGCGAGGCATCCTGGCTCGGCTCGTTCATCAAGGTTGCCGCCTACAATTTTCAGGCCTACCCCATTGTCGCCCTGGCGCCGATTCTTTTTATCCTGCTCGGCGATGGCTTTTTGACCCGCCTCCTGATCGCGGCGATGATCTGTTATTTCCCGGTGCTGCTCTCGGTCTTAGGGATCATGTCAAAACCGGTCGACGATATTGAACACTTCTACCGGGTCACCAGCCGGATGCGCTGGCAGCTGGAGGTGAAGATCCGCACCTTTGAAAACCTGTCGCAGCTGACCACCGTTATCGCCGGCAGTGCCACCCTGGCCATGGCCGGGACCATCGTCGGGGAATTTATCGCCGCCAATGCTGGCATCGGCTACAATATCCGCATCGCCCTCTACCAAAGCGATCTCGGCAAGATTCTCATCGCCCTTTTTCTGATCGGCATCACCATCGCCATCTACCAGGCCCTGCTGGAGTCGCTCGGGGCAGTTATAAAACGGGCCTGGACCGGAAGGTAA
- a CDS encoding benzoate-CoA ligase family protein, whose product MENPVVTLLQKTVLAHGDKAALLQDEKSLSYNELFRSIKRYAGLLKGNGLGDGDRVVIAMPDCPEFICAFLGCLYAGLVPVPVNDSLGRSLFEYILNDSEAKAVFTVAECAASQTESAALKRRYLLGDAGFLSELAKASYTTPPAPYSESTIGYMLYTSGSTGFPKGVPHYGKNILPQVNRYGDEVLHVSADDVLFSVSKLFFAYGLLNTITYALGYGATSILMYEKPYPAKIKQILIEKRPTILFAVPSVHSMLIEEAAAVLQGGSVRLAVSAGETLSAPLCTLFQEKTGVEILDGFGSTEVGHIVLSNFPGEVSPGRTGRPVPPWQVRLLDTKGREVPDGHPGSINLSGPMLLPYYWKDRGKSPSVIDWFDTGDMFVREEGGYRYVGRSNEMFKCDGNWVSPVQVEKIIESHPAIKECGVTGRKLVGTIRPFAYVVLNSGYTGSLRLETELTNFARKTLAPSMCPVGYIFCKALPRTETGKVQRFKLLEIQ is encoded by the coding sequence ATGGAAAATCCGGTTGTCACCCTCCTCCAGAAGACAGTCCTTGCCCATGGCGACAAGGCGGCGCTCCTTCAGGACGAAAAGAGTCTTTCGTACAATGAACTTTTCCGCAGCATAAAGAGATATGCCGGGCTCCTGAAGGGCAACGGGCTTGGCGATGGTGATCGTGTGGTGATCGCCATGCCGGACTGCCCGGAGTTTATCTGTGCGTTTCTCGGTTGCCTTTATGCCGGGCTGGTGCCGGTGCCGGTCAATGATTCGCTGGGGAGAAGCCTTTTTGAGTATATCCTCAATGATTCTGAGGCAAAAGCTGTTTTTACCGTGGCCGAATGTGCCGCCTCCCAAACCGAATCGGCGGCGCTGAAACGGCGCTATCTCCTGGGTGATGCCGGTTTCCTAAGCGAGCTGGCAAAGGCCTCTTACACGACTCCTCCCGCGCCATATAGCGAATCGACGATCGGCTATATGCTGTACACATCGGGCAGCACCGGTTTTCCCAAAGGGGTCCCGCATTACGGCAAGAACATTTTGCCGCAGGTCAATCGATACGGGGATGAGGTCCTCCATGTCTCCGCCGATGACGTCCTCTTTTCGGTCAGTAAATTGTTTTTTGCCTACGGTCTGCTGAATACCATCACCTATGCCCTTGGCTACGGGGCGACCTCCATCCTGATGTATGAGAAGCCATATCCAGCCAAGATTAAACAGATTTTAATCGAGAAGCGACCGACCATCCTTTTTGCCGTCCCCTCCGTGCACAGCATGTTGATCGAAGAGGCGGCCGCTGTCCTTCAGGGCGGCAGTGTTCGCCTGGCGGTGTCGGCGGGGGAGACGCTCTCTGCCCCCCTGTGCACGCTCTTCCAGGAGAAAACCGGGGTGGAAATCCTCGACGGCTTCGGATCGACGGAAGTCGGGCATATCGTCCTTTCCAATTTCCCGGGCGAGGTCTCCCCTGGACGGACAGGGCGTCCCGTTCCGCCCTGGCAGGTGAGGTTGTTGGATACGAAGGGGCGGGAGGTTCCTGATGGGCATCCGGGAAGCATCAATCTTTCCGGCCCGATGTTGCTCCCCTACTATTGGAAGGACAGGGGGAAATCTCCGAGCGTCATCGATTGGTTCGATACCGGTGACATGTTCGTGCGGGAGGAGGGTGGCTACAGGTATGTCGGACGCAGCAATGAGATGTTTAAATGCGACGGCAACTGGGTTTCACCGGTACAGGTCGAGAAAATCATTGAGAGCCATCCCGCCATCAAGGAATGCGGGGTGACAGGCAGAAAGCTTGTCGGAACCATACGCCCGTTCGCCTATGTGGTTCTCAACAGCGGCTACACAGGGTCCTTGAGGCTGGAAACGGAACTGACCAATTTTGCGCGAAAAACCCTTGCCCCTTCGATGTGTCCGGTCGGATATATCTTCTGCAAGGCCCTTCCAAGGACGGAGACCGGCAAGGTTCAGCGGTTTAAACTACTGGAAATTCAATAA
- a CDS encoding phosphopantetheine-binding protein has protein sequence MTITREHILEIFRALDINDAITDDMLFTDQGLDSIDLPRAAAAIERKFNVDMSDAKAEDLKTMNLLLSYLNNKTRG, from the coding sequence ATGACGATCACCAGAGAACACATTCTTGAAATCTTCAGGGCACTCGACATCAATGATGCGATTACCGATGATATGCTTTTTACCGATCAAGGGCTTGATTCCATAGACCTGCCAAGGGCAGCGGCGGCCATCGAGAGAAAGTTCAATGTCGATATGTCCGATGCCAAGGCCGAGGATCTCAAGACCATGAACCTCCTCCTCAGCTATCTCAACAACAAAACCCGCGGATGA
- a CDS encoding DinB family protein, which produces MKAQEAIEKIQHSLHAAYTFAVDRCSEPADVLALKLHCEGAWTILEHLEHIYLASSFLLLTLEKSVAKALKRAQLRDYSKEVGELDALDEISQPRLFEWHPPQHMIPRNSLSAAEIQEKLQDQEQHLLRLLAKVADGQGNLCKVRMSVRDLGHLNVYQWAYFLTQHAKHHVNYIALILQKSNNLEG; this is translated from the coding sequence ATGAAAGCTCAAGAAGCAATTGAAAAAATACAGCATTCCCTGCACGCAGCCTACACCTTCGCAGTAGACAGATGTTCCGAACCTGCCGACGTGCTTGCCTTGAAGCTGCACTGCGAGGGGGCCTGGACAATCCTTGAGCATCTCGAACACATCTATCTCGCCAGTTCCTTCCTCTTGCTCACCTTGGAAAAAAGTGTGGCAAAAGCCTTGAAACGTGCCCAGTTGCGGGACTACTCGAAAGAGGTTGGCGAACTTGACGCTCTTGACGAGATTTCCCAACCGAGGCTATTCGAATGGCATCCGCCACAGCATATGATTCCAAGAAACAGTCTCAGTGCGGCTGAAATCCAGGAGAAATTGCAGGACCAGGAACAGCACCTTCTCCGGCTCTTGGCAAAAGTTGCCGACGGCCAGGGCAATCTCTGCAAGGTACGGATGAGCGTTCGCGACCTCGGGCATCTCAACGTCTACCAGTGGGCCTACTTCCTGACCCAGCACGCGAAACACCACGTCAATTATATTGCTTTGATCTTACAGAAAAGTAACAACCTCGAAGGGTAG
- a CDS encoding thioredoxin family protein, which produces MQGFQKTYMALFLGLLGLLIGATLGSFMAQAGEVPQLPVPGKVTLVDLGAKKCVPCKMMAPILEALEKDYKDRAAIVFIDVWDNPEAAEKFGIRVIPTQIFYDAGGKEMLRHEGFMKKEAIIAELTKLGVK; this is translated from the coding sequence ATGCAAGGTTTTCAAAAAACATATATGGCGCTGTTCCTCGGTCTTCTTGGCCTCCTTATTGGCGCTACTCTCGGCAGTTTCATGGCCCAGGCCGGAGAAGTCCCGCAGCTCCCGGTCCCCGGTAAGGTGACCTTGGTCGACCTCGGGGCCAAGAAATGCGTGCCCTGCAAGATGATGGCACCGATTCTTGAGGCCCTGGAAAAAGACTATAAAGACCGGGCAGCCATCGTCTTTATCGATGTTTGGGACAATCCGGAAGCAGCGGAGAAGTTTGGTATCAGGGTCATTCCCACCCAGATTTTTTATGATGCCGGCGGCAAAGAGATGCTTCGCCATGAAGGTTTCATGAAGAAAGAGGCGATCATTGCCGAGTTGACCAAACTCGGGGTGAAATAG
- a CDS encoding BrnA antitoxin family protein, translating into MPKLKKKTILPSTIEERDIARQAVADGTVLTAEMIKKMKPANQFPELEFLVKMGRPVSDNPKKAVSIRLSPDVLNSFKATGRGWQTRIDNALRDWLKEHRT; encoded by the coding sequence ATGCCGAAACTTAAGAAAAAAACCATACTCCCCTCGACTATCGAAGAGCGGGATATTGCTCGACAGGCAGTTGCAGATGGCACGGTTTTGACTGCCGAAATGATCAAAAAGATGAAGCCGGCAAACCAATTTCCGGAACTGGAATTCCTTGTGAAGATGGGCCGGCCTGTTTCAGACAACCCTAAAAAGGCGGTCAGCATCCGCTTATCGCCGGATGTACTGAACAGCTTCAAAGCCACTGGCCGAGGTTGGCAAACGAGAATCGACAATGCGTTGCGCGACTGGTTGAAGGAGCATAGAACATGA
- a CDS encoding ATP-binding cassette domain-containing protein, producing the protein MKFLVFRFPGHRMPLIVDKLAFTYPGAEHPLFQDVSFHMTAPGFHSFFGPSGVGKTTLARIITGDNKRSAGTVATDGLNTLLYSHNKERLPGWSGVGRHLTRVIPPALHGDIDHLVEIFGLSDCIDSRFDQLSMGQQNRVNLIRYLLQDCDLLIMDEGLANVDELTREKIILAIKAMFPRRYFIYISHNVIEVAKFCESILVFRGKGKAPQTRMVHGCNIMKKDDYSRAALDATLLEIMNAA; encoded by the coding sequence GTGAAATTTTTGGTCTTCCGTTTTCCAGGTCATCGAATGCCCCTGATTGTTGATAAACTTGCCTTCACCTATCCCGGCGCAGAACACCCGCTTTTTCAAGATGTGTCGTTTCACATGACGGCACCGGGATTCCATTCGTTTTTCGGCCCTTCAGGGGTGGGTAAGACAACGCTTGCCAGGATCATCACCGGCGACAATAAAAGATCGGCAGGCACGGTCGCAACCGACGGGCTGAACACCCTCCTTTATTCACACAACAAGGAGCGGCTCCCAGGTTGGTCCGGGGTGGGCCGTCATCTGACGCGGGTCATCCCGCCGGCGCTGCATGGAGATATTGACCACCTGGTGGAGATCTTCGGCCTGTCCGACTGCATCGATTCGCGCTTTGACCAGTTGTCCATGGGGCAGCAGAACCGGGTGAACCTGATCCGCTATCTGCTGCAGGACTGCGACCTGCTGATCATGGACGAGGGCCTGGCCAACGTCGATGAGCTTACCCGGGAAAAGATAATTCTTGCCATCAAGGCGATGTTCCCCCGCCGCTATTTCATCTATATTTCCCATAATGTCATAGAGGTAGCCAAGTTCTGCGAATCCATCCTGGTGTTTCGCGGCAAGGGCAAGGCGCCACAGACCAGGATGGTCCACGGCTGCAACATCATGAAAAAAGATGATTATTCGCGCGCGGCCCTCGACGCGACTCTCCTGGAGATCATGAATGCTGCCTAG
- a CDS encoding BrnT family toxin, whose translation MEIEFDQAKSEKNRMERDLPFDLVATFEWDSAVVWPDSRHEYGETRFCAIGYIGVRLYHLVFTTRGESVRVISLRKANKREVNIYAET comes from the coding sequence ATGGAAATCGAATTCGACCAGGCGAAATCCGAAAAAAACAGGATGGAACGAGACTTGCCGTTTGACCTAGTAGCAACCTTTGAGTGGGACAGTGCTGTGGTATGGCCTGATTCCCGGCACGAGTACGGCGAGACGCGATTTTGCGCTATCGGTTATATTGGTGTTCGGTTGTATCATTTGGTTTTCACAACACGCGGTGAGTCGGTCAGGGTTATCAGCCTGCGCAAAGCCAATAAGCGAGAGGTAAATATTTATGCCGAAACTTAA
- a CDS encoding permease: MNWKNEWKILLLTIAGFVACFYLPIGAARFDTAILEAFHLVKWYAREHVLLCLVPAFFIAGAIGVFVSQASVMKYLGAKANKILAYGVAAVSGTILAVCSCTILPLFAGIYKMGAGLGPASAFLYSGPAINVLAIVLTARILGPEMGIARAVGAVLFSIIIGVAMAFIFRKEEKAKMAIQMAMPVEEVKRPLWQTSLYFAAMIGILVFANWGKPEEMTGLWGEIYTNKWPITAGFAAAFALMLILWFKMPAWKVALTAVPVVALAALLPDQPLLAFTAGFIGLSVFTSTDQGETGSWFASSWTFAKQILPLLLFGVLIAGFLLGRVGHEGVIPAGWVAGAVGGNSLAANLFASFAGAFMYFATLTEVPILQGLMANGMGKGPALALLLAGPALSLPSMLVINTVLGLKKTVTFVGLVIVMATISGMLFGYFF; this comes from the coding sequence ATGAATTGGAAAAATGAATGGAAGATCCTGCTGCTGACCATTGCCGGTTTTGTCGCCTGCTTTTACCTGCCGATCGGCGCCGCTCGCTTTGACACGGCGATACTTGAGGCTTTTCACCTGGTCAAGTGGTATGCCCGGGAGCACGTGCTGCTTTGTCTGGTGCCGGCCTTTTTCATTGCCGGGGCTATAGGGGTCTTTGTCAGCCAGGCCTCGGTGATGAAGTATCTCGGGGCAAAGGCCAACAAGATACTCGCCTACGGGGTTGCCGCGGTTTCCGGGACTATTCTTGCCGTTTGTTCCTGCACCATTCTGCCGCTCTTTGCCGGCATCTATAAGATGGGCGCGGGTCTTGGCCCAGCCTCGGCCTTTCTCTACTCAGGTCCGGCAATAAATGTCCTGGCCATTGTCCTTACCGCCCGCATTCTCGGGCCGGAGATGGGTATTGCCAGGGCGGTGGGGGCTGTCCTGTTCAGTATTATTATCGGGGTGGCGATGGCCTTTATCTTTCGCAAGGAGGAAAAGGCCAAAATGGCCATCCAGATGGCCATGCCGGTCGAGGAGGTAAAACGGCCTCTGTGGCAGACCAGTCTATATTTTGCAGCGATGATCGGCATTCTGGTCTTTGCCAACTGGGGAAAACCGGAGGAGATGACCGGCCTTTGGGGGGAAATTTATACCAATAAGTGGCCAATCACCGCCGGCTTTGCCGCCGCCTTTGCCCTGATGCTGATTCTCTGGTTTAAAATGCCTGCCTGGAAGGTGGCCCTCACCGCCGTGCCGGTGGTTGCCCTTGCTGCCCTGCTTCCCGACCAGCCTCTTCTCGCCTTCACCGCCGGCTTTATTGGCCTGTCGGTCTTTACCAGTACAGACCAAGGAGAGACCGGTTCCTGGTTTGCCTCTTCTTGGACCTTTGCCAAACAAATTCTGCCTCTTCTCTTGTTCGGGGTGTTGATCGCCGGTTTCCTCCTCGGACGGGTCGGCCACGAAGGAGTGATCCCCGCCGGGTGGGTGGCGGGGGCGGTCGGAGGTAATAGTCTCGCCGCCAATCTCTTTGCGTCTTTTGCCGGGGCCTTTATGTACTTTGCCACCCTGACTGAGGTACCCATTCTGCAAGGTCTGATGGCCAATGGTATGGGCAAAGGTCCGGCCCTTGCCCTGCTGCTCGCCGGTCCGGCCCTCAGTCTGCCGAGCATGCTGGTCATCAATACCGTGCTCGGCCTCAAAAAAACCGTGACCTTTGTCGGCCTGGTCATTGTCATGGCAACCATCAGCGGTATGCTCTTTGGCTATTTTTTCTAA
- a CDS encoding ABC transporter substrate-binding protein, whose amino-acid sequence MMLSIAKRHILSACVLLAIALLVTTGVQAGDKVAYRLKWLRNVSVVGALYAEDQQLFAKAGLDVEVKAGGPERDAIRELELGYADFGEASADQVLRARAKGAPVVVIAQLFQVNPLQWMYRPEELGIGKLADLRGKVIGVTFGGNDETIMNTLLAEAGLGSSDVKIFSVRYDYTPFYRRQVQLWPVYRNAQGPIIEAQLAKAGEKTAFFNPADFGVKFVANCVVTSSRTVAERPELVKRFLAALLAGWQQALDPQNEETATQTLQKYDPDTPRQILQEQLQITRGLVQPEAGPAIGTIDSKGWEQTEGIMRAQKQLAGAVDLKAVLRPIGGGAE is encoded by the coding sequence ATGATGCTCAGCATTGCCAAACGTCACATTCTGTCTGCTTGCGTCCTGCTGGCGATAGCGCTACTCGTTACGACCGGCGTCCAGGCGGGCGATAAGGTCGCTTACCGCCTGAAATGGCTGCGCAATGTCAGCGTCGTCGGCGCCTTATATGCCGAAGACCAGCAGCTGTTTGCAAAGGCCGGGCTTGACGTGGAGGTTAAAGCCGGCGGGCCGGAGCGGGATGCGATCAGGGAATTGGAGCTGGGCTATGCCGACTTCGGTGAGGCCTCCGCCGATCAAGTGCTGCGGGCGCGGGCTAAAGGGGCGCCGGTGGTGGTTATCGCCCAGTTGTTCCAGGTCAACCCGCTGCAGTGGATGTATCGCCCGGAGGAGCTGGGGATAGGAAAGCTTGCCGATCTGCGGGGCAAGGTCATCGGCGTCACCTTTGGCGGCAACGATGAAACCATCATGAATACCCTGCTGGCCGAGGCCGGGCTGGGTAGCTCCGACGTCAAGATCTTTAGTGTCCGCTATGATTATACGCCGTTTTACCGGCGCCAGGTGCAGCTCTGGCCGGTCTACCGCAATGCCCAGGGGCCGATCATCGAGGCGCAGCTGGCCAAGGCGGGGGAAAAAACCGCCTTTTTCAATCCGGCCGACTTCGGGGTGAAGTTCGTCGCCAACTGCGTCGTCACCTCATCGCGTACCGTGGCGGAAAGGCCCGAGCTGGTGAAGCGCTTCCTTGCGGCGCTGCTTGCCGGCTGGCAGCAGGCGCTCGATCCGCAAAATGAAGAGACAGCCACCCAGACCCTGCAAAAATACGATCCGGACACGCCACGCCAGATCCTGCAAGAGCAGCTGCAGATCACCCGCGGGCTGGTTCAGCCGGAGGCTGGCCCGGCCATCGGCACCATCGATAGCAAGGGCTGGGAGCAGACCGAGGGGATCATGCGGGCACAAAAACAGTTGGCCGGAGCGGTTGATCTCAAGGCAGTACTGCGGCCGATTGGCGGTGGGGCCGAATAG
- a CDS encoding cytochrome C biosynthesis protein → MDQVFLTINSWMSQGLLLGGLGCFFWGIVSVLFSPCHLASIPLIIGYVGGQNHLVEGRRATLYAVVFTSGLFITIAAIGLICSLLGRMLGDIGPYWTIAIGLLLLYVALDMLGVARCSLSGGLMARLTVKGLPGAFILGLAYGILSGSCTFGFIAPILAVISVQAKLFTGLVFIVLFAIGHCIPIVLAGSSTAMVKTFLTNSSWQQGSRVFKRLSGCLIFLLGCYFILQPFLPA, encoded by the coding sequence ATGGATCAGGTGTTTCTGACGATCAACTCCTGGATGAGCCAAGGCCTGTTGCTCGGTGGCCTTGGCTGCTTTTTCTGGGGGATTGTCAGCGTGCTCTTCAGCCCCTGCCATCTCGCCTCAATTCCCCTGATTATCGGCTATGTCGGGGGACAGAACCATCTTGTCGAGGGACGCCGGGCGACCCTCTATGCGGTGGTCTTTACCAGCGGATTATTCATTACCATAGCGGCCATCGGCCTGATCTGCTCTCTCCTTGGCCGGATGCTCGGGGATATTGGACCATACTGGACCATCGCCATCGGCCTTCTGCTTCTCTATGTCGCCCTTGATATGCTTGGCGTGGCAAGGTGTTCGCTGTCCGGCGGCCTGATGGCCAGGTTGACGGTTAAGGGTCTTCCCGGCGCCTTTATCCTCGGTCTTGCCTACGGAATCCTGTCCGGTTCCTGCACCTTCGGGTTTATTGCGCCAATCCTTGCTGTCATCTCGGTACAGGCCAAACTCTTTACCGGGCTGGTCTTCATTGTGCTATTTGCTATTGGCCACTGCATCCCTATTGTGCTGGCCGGAAGCTCAACCGCCATGGTCAAGACTTTCCTCACCAACAGTTCCTGGCAGCAGGGGAGTCGCGTCTTTAAAAGGCTTTCGGGCTGTCTCATCTTTCTGCTCGGCTGCTATTTTATCCTCCAGCCGTTTCTGCCGGCATAA
- a CDS encoding LysR family transcriptional regulator, with protein sequence MKLNWDDMRFFLVLCRTQSFVAAGAELKVTHSTVSRRLSTLEAALQSQLFFRTEKGCRLTQAGETLLPYAEQLETTVFGLEAEISGRNTQLSGAIRIGAPDGLGNCFLASRFAAFQRLHPALEVELIAVPMYYSLARREIDILITVRKPTAGNIIVRKLSAYRFGLFATHRYLEGRPPVQSKDDLRGHRTIGYIDDLLYDQDLNFINEFHPGVRPQFRSSTLVGQKYAILADNGVGVLPYFMAHSESTLMSVLPELYAERTFWLQVNPDSRQIARVRVIIDFIVAEMESCTAMFMENPRPSA encoded by the coding sequence ATGAAGCTTAACTGGGATGACATGCGGTTTTTTCTGGTGCTTTGCCGCACACAATCCTTTGTGGCGGCCGGGGCAGAACTAAAAGTCACCCACAGCACGGTTTCCAGGCGCCTCTCAACCCTGGAAGCGGCGCTCCAGTCGCAGCTCTTTTTCCGGACGGAGAAAGGCTGCCGGCTTACCCAGGCCGGGGAAACCTTGCTTCCTTACGCGGAACAGCTGGAAACGACGGTCTTCGGTCTTGAGGCGGAGATCTCCGGCAGGAACACCCAGCTTTCCGGCGCCATCCGCATTGGCGCTCCGGATGGCCTTGGCAACTGCTTTCTGGCCTCGCGTTTTGCCGCCTTCCAGCGCCTGCATCCGGCCCTTGAGGTCGAACTGATTGCCGTGCCGATGTATTACAGCCTGGCCCGGCGGGAAATAGACATCCTTATTACCGTACGAAAGCCGACGGCTGGAAATATCATTGTCAGAAAACTTTCGGCGTACCGCTTTGGTTTGTTCGCCACCCACAGGTACCTGGAAGGCCGCCCCCCGGTACAAAGCAAGGACGATCTGCGGGGCCATCGGACCATCGGTTATATCGACGATCTGTTGTATGACCAGGACCTGAATTTCATCAACGAGTTTCATCCAGGTGTGCGGCCGCAGTTTCGCAGCTCGACCCTGGTCGGGCAGAAATACGCCATCCTGGCCGATAACGGGGTGGGTGTGCTGCCGTATTTTATGGCGCATTCCGAATCGACGCTGATGTCGGTACTGCCGGAGCTGTATGCCGAAAGAACCTTCTGGCTGCAGGTCAATCCCGATTCACGGCAGATAGCCCGGGTGCGGGTTATCATCGATTTCATCGTCGCCGAAATGGAGTCCTGCACAGCGATGTTTATGGAGAACCCCAGGCCATCGGCATAA
- a CDS encoding thioredoxin family protein, with translation MKIHVLGPGCAKCSQLADGVVAAAGELGIDIELEKVSDFNMIMSFGVMMTPGLVIDGEVKAVGRVPSQVELKEMLKSMK, from the coding sequence ATGAAAATTCATGTTCTTGGACCGGGCTGCGCCAAATGCAGCCAACTTGCCGATGGTGTTGTCGCCGCAGCGGGGGAATTGGGCATCGACATTGAACTGGAGAAGGTCTCCGATTTCAACATGATCATGTCCTTCGGGGTGATGATGACCCCGGGGCTGGTGATTGACGGTGAGGTAAAGGCGGTGGGCAGGGTGCCCTCGCAAGTCGAGTTGAAGGAAATGCTTAAATCAATGAAATAA
- a CDS encoding metalloregulator ArsR/SmtB family transcription factor, with translation MMNAKEKALIEAKANVLKALGHPTRLWMAEQLAAGEKCVCELVDNIDADFSTVSKHLTVLKQAGVVVDEKRGKQVYYRLKVPCILQLMPCIEAVIQATAQTHIDLMK, from the coding sequence ATGATGAACGCAAAAGAGAAGGCCCTGATTGAGGCCAAGGCAAATGTCCTGAAGGCCCTCGGTCACCCGACCCGCCTGTGGATGGCTGAGCAGCTGGCAGCTGGCGAGAAGTGTGTCTGCGAGCTGGTTGATAATATCGATGCCGATTTCTCAACGGTCTCTAAGCACCTCACCGTTCTTAAACAGGCCGGGGTGGTGGTCGACGAAAAGCGCGGCAAACAGGTCTACTACCGGTTGAAGGTTCCCTGTATCCTTCAGCTCATGCCCTGCATTGAGGCGGTGATTCAGGCGACGGCGCAAACCCATATTGATCTCATGAAGTAA
- a CDS encoding arsenate reductase ArsC, with product MQRKLKILYLCTGNSCRSQMAEGWTRALKGDSIEAYSAGIEVHGLNPQAVAVMAEVGVDISAQVSKHLDALRHLPFDVVITVCDQARETCPFFPGAKRMLHVGFADPPAMAKNLAEAGAGVEEQRDCYRRVRDEIRAFVLTLPDALPKDPQADL from the coding sequence ATGCAACGAAAATTGAAAATTCTCTACCTCTGTACCGGCAATTCCTGTCGCAGCCAGATGGCCGAAGGTTGGACACGGGCCCTGAAGGGCGATAGTATTGAGGCCTATTCGGCGGGGATTGAGGTCCATGGCCTCAATCCGCAGGCGGTAGCGGTAATGGCTGAGGTCGGGGTGGACATCTCCGCCCAGGTCTCAAAGCACCTCGATGCGCTGCGGCACCTGCCCTTTGACGTGGTCATTACCGTCTGCGACCAGGCCCGTGAGACTTGTCCGTTTTTCCCCGGGGCGAAAAGGATGCTGCATGTCGGCTTTGCCGATCCCCCAGCCATGGCCAAAAATCTGGCCGAGGCGGGTGCCGGGGTGGAAGAACAACGTGACTGCTACCGCCGGGTCCGTGACGAGATTCGTGCCTTTGTCTTGACTCTGCCGGATGCCTTGCCAAAAGACCCGCAGGCCGACTTATAA
- a CDS encoding putative zinc-binding protein produces MIPVQAPCSCGCGTTKSGPRLIFSCSGAADVGELADRAARNLTREGLGKMFCLAGIGGRVSGILKTTEAATALLAIDGCPLDCAKKSLEEAGFAKVHHLRLSDLGFEKGQTFITDQNIAKVMKEALRYL; encoded by the coding sequence ATGATACCGGTACAAGCCCCATGCAGCTGCGGTTGTGGCACCACCAAGTCTGGGCCAAGATTGATATTTTCCTGTTCCGGAGCGGCCGACGTCGGCGAGCTTGCCGACCGCGCGGCGCGTAATCTGACCCGCGAGGGCCTGGGCAAGATGTTTTGCCTGGCCGGGATTGGCGGCAGAGTCAGCGGCATCCTCAAGACCACCGAGGCGGCCACCGCCCTTTTAGCCATCGACGGTTGCCCGCTCGACTGTGCGAAAAAATCTCTGGAGGAGGCTGGATTTGCCAAGGTGCACCATCTTCGCCTCTCCGACCTCGGTTTTGAGAAGGGCCAGACCTTTATAACCGATCAAAATATTGCCAAGGTCATGAAAGAGGCCCTGCGCTATCTCTGA